A stretch of Clostridium formicaceticum DNA encodes these proteins:
- a CDS encoding nucleotidyltransferase family protein — translation MGRNRCSMKKWEKALISPNTKIQEAIRMIDLSSLQIAMVISQNNKLLGTVTDGDIRRGLLNGLSLDDPVERIMNKHPITITEMKDKKSTLKILKDNKIRHLPVVDNEGCVIGIERLEDLLDSAKNENWVILMAGGLGIRLKPLTDDCPKPMLSIGGKPLLEIILNHFIEQGFYQFCFSINYRGEQIKSYFGDGSKWGVEIHYLHEEKKMGTAGSLSLFSMKTEKPIIVMNGDILTKVNFKQLIDFHLEHWCEATVAVRNYDFQIPYGVVKVNKDRLIGFEEKPIYSSFINAGIYVLNPRVLDEIPKNAYFDMNQLLERMLKNGKQIVVFPIREYWMDIGAMEDFHRAKLDFYEVFQ, via the coding sequence ATGGGAAGGAATAGATGCAGCATGAAGAAATGGGAGAAGGCATTAATATCACCTAACACCAAGATCCAAGAAGCCATTAGGATGATTGATTTATCTTCCTTACAAATTGCCATGGTGATCAGCCAGAATAATAAATTATTAGGTACTGTTACTGATGGGGATATCCGGCGGGGACTGCTAAATGGCTTATCTTTAGATGATCCTGTTGAGAGAATTATGAATAAACATCCCATTACCATCACTGAAATGAAAGATAAAAAGAGTACATTAAAAATTCTAAAGGATAATAAAATTCGGCACCTTCCTGTAGTAGATAATGAAGGCTGCGTCATAGGGATTGAAAGACTAGAGGATTTACTTGATTCTGCTAAAAATGAAAATTGGGTTATTTTAATGGCAGGGGGCTTAGGCATCAGACTGAAGCCTTTGACGGATGATTGTCCCAAACCAATGCTTTCCATTGGAGGAAAGCCACTTTTAGAGATTATATTAAATCATTTTATAGAACAGGGATTTTACCAATTTTGTTTTTCTATTAACTATAGGGGAGAGCAGATTAAGAGCTATTTTGGAGATGGCAGTAAATGGGGGGTAGAAATCCACTATCTTCATGAAGAAAAAAAAATGGGAACGGCTGGTTCACTGAGTTTATTCTCTATGAAAACAGAAAAGCCGATCATTGTCATGAATGGGGATATTTTGACAAAAGTTAATTTTAAACAATTAATCGATTTTCATCTGGAGCATTGGTGTGAAGCTACTGTGGCTGTACGAAACTACGATTTTCAAATTCCCTACGGGGTGGTGAAGGTAAACAAAGATAGATTAATAGGCTTTGAAGAAAAACCTATTTACTCAAGCTTTATTAATGCAGGTATTTATGTATTAAATCCGCGGGTATTAGATGAGATTCCAAAAAACGCCTACTTTGATATGAATCAACTATTGGAAAGGATGCTGAAGAATGGCAAACAAATAGTGGTTTTTCCTATCCGAGAATATTGGATGGACATTGGAGCAATGGAGGATTTTCATCGAGCCAAGCTGGATTTTTACGAGGTGTTTCAATGA
- a CDS encoding N-acetylneuraminate synthase family protein, producing the protein MNRRVYVIAEIGVNHAVPSREAFKKAYYSEAGQKLLYKNVSLLHCTTAYPAAFEESNLRALKTLYQCFRLPVGYSDHTLGIAVALAAVALGAVVIEKHITLNRNLPGPDHKASLEPKVFYQMVQGIRQIEKALGSSQKKPTSSELENQKVVRKSIVTAGNIQKGELFTEENLTIKRPAEGLSPLGFWDILGKTAPKSYQKNEVIP; encoded by the coding sequence ATGAATCGGAGGGTTTATGTTATTGCTGAAATAGGTGTAAATCATGCTGTTCCTTCAAGAGAGGCTTTTAAAAAAGCTTATTATTCTGAAGCAGGGCAAAAACTTTTATATAAAAATGTGAGCTTGCTTCACTGTACTACAGCGTATCCTGCCGCATTTGAAGAAAGCAACTTACGGGCACTAAAGACTTTGTATCAGTGTTTCCGGCTACCTGTTGGTTACTCTGATCATACATTAGGTATCGCTGTGGCTCTAGCAGCAGTGGCTTTAGGAGCTGTAGTTATAGAAAAACATATTACTTTAAATCGAAATTTGCCAGGTCCAGATCATAAAGCTTCTCTAGAGCCTAAAGTCTTTTATCAGATGGTGCAGGGGATACGCCAGATAGAAAAAGCTCTTGGGAGTTCACAAAAAAAGCCTACTTCTTCTGAATTAGAAAATCAAAAAGTCGTTCGTAAAAGTATTGTTACAGCTGGCAATATTCAGAAGGGGGAACTTTTTACAGAAGAAAATTTGACAATAAAGCGACCAGCAGAAGGATTATCCCCTTTAGGGTTTTGGGATATATTAGGGAAAACCGCACCGAAGTCTTATCAAAAAAATGAGGTGATTCCATGA
- the neuC gene encoding UDP-N-acetylglucosamine 2-epimerase, with translation MMKRKICVVTGTRAEYGLLYTLMKEIEKDQDLQLQVIVTGMHLSPEFGLTYQEIEADGFIIDSKIEMLLSSDTPTGATKSIGLGMISFGEVLGQLQPDFLVLLGDRYEILAAAVAALIAKVPIAHIAGGDITEGAFDEAIRHSITKMSHLHFVTNEDAFKIVRQLGENPSNIYLVGSTAIERITGLKLLNRIELEALLGFSLLKKNLLITFHPVTLEHQASSQQFQELLEALHDLGSEVGLIFTKPNADPEGREMIRRIDDFVARHSNAIVQTSLGQLHYFSLIAQVDAVVGNSSSGIYEVPSFKKPTVNIGGRQKGRRLASSVISCAAEKTEIKKAIREAFMKDCSNTVNPYGDGNASIKILHIIKSIKDYKGLLKKSFYKVGEI, from the coding sequence ATGATGAAACGTAAAATTTGTGTGGTTACTGGTACCCGGGCGGAGTATGGATTGCTTTATACACTGATGAAAGAAATAGAAAAGGATCAGGACTTGCAATTGCAAGTGATTGTCACAGGTATGCACTTATCTCCTGAATTTGGGCTAACCTATCAGGAAATAGAAGCGGATGGGTTCATCATTGACAGTAAGATAGAAATGCTTTTGTCCAGTGATACGCCTACAGGTGCTACTAAGTCTATTGGCTTAGGGATGATTAGCTTTGGAGAGGTTTTAGGGCAATTACAACCAGATTTTTTGGTGCTGCTAGGGGATCGCTATGAAATCTTAGCTGCAGCAGTTGCCGCCTTGATAGCTAAGGTCCCTATCGCCCATATTGCTGGAGGAGATATAACAGAAGGTGCCTTTGATGAAGCCATAAGGCATAGCATAACAAAAATGTCTCATCTTCATTTTGTAACCAATGAAGATGCTTTCAAAATCGTGAGACAATTAGGGGAAAATCCTAGCAATATCTATCTTGTAGGAAGCACTGCAATAGAGCGTATTACGGGTTTAAAATTACTGAATCGTATTGAACTGGAAGCCTTACTTGGATTTAGCCTTTTAAAGAAAAATTTACTGATAACTTTTCATCCTGTTACATTAGAGCACCAGGCCTCCAGCCAACAATTTCAGGAATTGTTAGAAGCATTACACGATCTTGGCTCTGAAGTTGGTCTAATTTTTACGAAACCCAATGCAGATCCAGAAGGAAGAGAGATGATTCGTCGAATCGATGATTTTGTTGCAAGACATTCTAATGCTATTGTCCAAACTTCTCTAGGGCAATTACACTACTTTAGTCTTATTGCTCAAGTGGATGCAGTGGTGGGTAACTCCTCTAGCGGTATTTACGAAGTTCCTTCTTTTAAGAAGCCTACGGTGAATATTGGAGGTCGGCAAAAAGGAAGACGATTAGCTTCATCGGTAATCTCCTGTGCTGCTGAAAAAACAGAAATTAAAAAGGCCATAAGAGAAGCCTTCATGAAAGATTGCTCCAACACTGTTAACCCCTATGGAGATGGAAATGCTTCTATAAAAATTCTGCATATCATTAAATCCATTAAAGATTATAAAGGCTTATTAAAGAAAAGTTTCTATAAAGTAGGTGAAATATGA
- a CDS encoding LegC family aminotransferase yields MNRNLDVGHIVSLLKNVLKKKDGLIPLHQPTFRGKEWAYVKDCLDTGWVSSVGKYVGAFEKKLAEYTGVEHAIAVVNGTAAMHICLKLAGVEEGDEVLLPALTFVATANAVRYCGGIPHFVDSDWKSLGIDPKKLQDYLKDITLIRQGCCYNKQTMRPIKAVVAVHTFGHPVDLDPILAICEKYKLVLIEDAAEALGSYYKDKHTGNWGKLSAFSFNGNKIITTGGGGAILTNDLILAKTAKHLTTTAKVPHPWAFVHDEVGYNYRLPNINAALGCGQIEVIDEFIQEKRTLAQKYRQVFKEVQGITFFTEAAYARSNYWLNLLLLDEEYVGLRDPLLLATHEEGILTRPSWSLMHKLAMFKECPRMDLSAAQDLEQRIINIPSSVGLGEK; encoded by the coding sequence ATGAACAGGAATTTAGATGTTGGCCACATTGTTTCTCTATTAAAAAATGTTTTGAAGAAAAAAGATGGTTTGATTCCTTTGCACCAGCCTACATTTAGAGGAAAGGAATGGGCATATGTAAAGGATTGTTTAGATACCGGCTGGGTGTCCTCAGTAGGGAAATATGTAGGTGCATTTGAAAAGAAACTAGCTGAGTATACAGGTGTAGAACATGCTATTGCGGTAGTGAATGGTACTGCTGCTATGCATATTTGTCTAAAGCTGGCTGGTGTTGAAGAAGGAGATGAGGTGCTTCTTCCTGCACTCACATTTGTTGCTACAGCCAATGCAGTACGTTATTGTGGCGGTATACCACATTTTGTTGATAGCGATTGGAAAAGTCTTGGTATTGACCCTAAGAAGCTTCAAGATTATCTGAAGGATATAACACTTATAAGACAGGGTTGTTGTTATAATAAACAGACAATGCGGCCTATCAAGGCTGTTGTTGCAGTACACACCTTTGGCCATCCTGTGGATCTTGATCCAATTTTGGCAATATGCGAAAAATACAAATTGGTGTTAATTGAAGATGCAGCAGAAGCATTGGGGTCTTATTACAAAGATAAACATACGGGAAACTGGGGAAAACTTTCTGCCTTTAGTTTTAATGGCAATAAAATCATTACTACTGGTGGAGGTGGAGCAATTCTTACAAATGATTTAATCCTAGCAAAAACAGCGAAACATCTAACCACAACAGCTAAAGTTCCCCACCCTTGGGCTTTTGTGCATGATGAGGTAGGGTATAATTATCGTCTGCCTAATATTAATGCAGCCTTAGGCTGCGGTCAAATAGAGGTAATTGATGAATTTATTCAGGAAAAACGAACCTTAGCCCAGAAGTATCGTCAAGTTTTTAAGGAAGTGCAGGGAATTACCTTTTTCACAGAGGCAGCCTATGCACGAAGTAATTACTGGCTAAATCTATTGCTTCTTGATGAAGAATATGTAGGGCTAAGAGACCCTCTTCTTTTAGCAACCCATGAAGAAGGAATATTGACACGTCCCTCATGGAGCTTAATGCATAAACTAGCAATGTTTAAAGAATGTCCTCGAATGGATTTATCAGCAGCACAAGACCTCGAACAGCGGATAATAAACATTCCCAGCAGTGTGGGGCTGGGAGAAAAATAA
- a CDS encoding NAD-dependent 4,6-dehydratase LegB: MNLKGKKLLVTGADGFIGSHLTEELIEKGYDVRAFIYYNSFNSWGWLEHAPKEIKKDIEIFSGDIRDSYGVKEAMKGCDVVFHLAALISIPYSYHSPNSYIDTNITGTLNILQAAEALSVKKVIHTSTSEVYGTAQYVPISEEHPLQGQSPYAASKIGADQLALSFYNTFSTPVSIIRPFNTYGPRQSARAVIPTIITQIAEGKRKIQLGSLKPTRDFNYIRDTVRGFIEVAKSDATIGEVINIGSDFEVSIEETVKTIAEVMEVEVEIETDTKRIRPEKSEVNRLWADISKARRLFDWKPIYGGRNGFKQGLQETVSWFRHPQHLKMYKGDRYNL, translated from the coding sequence ATGAATTTGAAAGGAAAAAAGTTGCTTGTTACTGGTGCAGATGGTTTTATTGGATCCCATTTAACGGAGGAACTGATTGAAAAAGGGTATGATGTTCGTGCCTTTATCTATTATAACTCATTTAATTCATGGGGATGGCTGGAGCATGCTCCTAAAGAAATAAAAAAAGATATAGAAATATTTTCAGGAGACATTAGAGACTCCTATGGCGTAAAGGAGGCGATGAAAGGGTGTGATGTTGTCTTTCATTTAGCTGCCTTAATTTCCATTCCCTATTCCTATCATTCTCCCAATAGTTATATTGATACCAATATAACAGGGACGCTAAACATTCTGCAGGCAGCAGAAGCGTTAAGTGTAAAAAAGGTAATACATACATCCACCAGTGAGGTTTACGGAACAGCGCAGTATGTTCCCATTTCAGAGGAGCATCCTTTACAGGGGCAATCTCCTTATGCTGCATCTAAGATTGGTGCAGATCAGTTGGCACTTTCTTTTTACAACACCTTCTCTACACCTGTTTCCATCATCCGTCCCTTTAATACCTATGGTCCAAGACAGTCAGCCAGAGCAGTTATTCCAACGATTATTACACAAATTGCTGAAGGGAAACGGAAAATTCAACTAGGTTCTCTAAAACCTACGAGAGACTTCAATTATATTCGAGATACAGTGCGGGGCTTCATTGAGGTTGCTAAATCCGATGCAACCATTGGCGAAGTGATAAATATAGGAAGTGATTTTGAAGTTTCTATAGAAGAAACGGTGAAAACTATTGCGGAAGTGATGGAGGTAGAAGTTGAGATTGAAACTGATACTAAGCGGATTCGGCCTGAAAAAAGTGAAGTAAATCGGCTTTGGGCAGATATCTCTAAGGCTAGGAGATTATTCGACTGGAAGCCTATTTATGGTGGTAGAAATGGATTTAAACAAGGATTGCAAGAAACAGTGTCGTGGTTCAGACACCCTCAGCACCTCAAAATGTATAAAGGAGATCGGTATAATCTATGA